From a single Accipiter gentilis chromosome 10, bAccGen1.1, whole genome shotgun sequence genomic region:
- the HAPLN3 gene encoding hyaluronan and proteoglycan link protein 3 isoform X1, with the protein MPGLRILPRSPVMLLLPLLLEATLLRLASSSHHPFYNGFYYNHIMNDKEKGQEKVVYFNGAKLVVETSKDPIYSSNGANVTLPCHYYYEPDMEAKRKIRIKWSKLRDDYTKEQDVLVAIGKTYVAFGDFRGRAHLHQAGRREASLVVSDVRLKDDGKYRCEVIDGLEDESDVVDLRLQGIVFPYQPPHGQYRLNFHEAERVCQEQGAILATFNQLFQAWSEGLDWCNAGWLADGTVQYPIHLPRKPCGGLHLAPGIRSYGPRHRHLHRFDAFCFSSALKGEVFYLDHPAGMTLEEAKQSCQDAGAEIARVGQLYSAWKFLGLDRCDAGWLADGSVRYPIAKPRANCGPAEPGVRSFGFPSKGRFGVFCYKER; encoded by the exons ATG CCCGGGCTCAGGATTCTGCCTCGCTCCCCAGTCATGCTGCTGCTCCCGCTGCTCCTGGAGGCCACCCTGCTGCgcctggccagcagctcccaccACCCTTTCTACAACGGCTTCTACTACAACCACATCATGAACGACAAAGAAAAGGGGCAGGAGAAAG tggtTTACTTTAATGGGGCCAAGCTGGTGGTGGAGACCTCCAAAGACCCCATCTACAGCTCCAATGGTGCCAATGTCACCCTGCCCTGCCACTACTACTATGAGCCCGACATGGAAGCCAAGCGCAAGATCCGCATCAAGTGGTCCAAGCTGCGGGATGACTACACCAAGGAGCAGGATGTGCTGGTAGCCATCGGCAAGACCTATGTGGCCTTTGGGGACTTCCGGGGCCGCGCTCACCTCCACCAGGCTGGCCGTCGCGAGGCCTCACTGGTCGTCAGTGATGTGCGCTTGAAGGATGATGGCAAATACCGCTGCGAGGTCATCGATGGGCTGGAGGACGAGAGCGACGTGGTGGACCTCCGGCTGCAAG GCATCGTGTTCCCCTACCAGCCTCCTCATGGGCAGTACAGGCTCAACTTCCACGAAGCCGAGCGAGTGTGCCAGGAGCAGGGTGCCATCCTCGCCACCTTCAACCAGCTCTTCCAGGCCTGGAGTGAGGGGCTGGACTGGTGCAATGCGGGCTGGCTGGCCGACGGCACCGTGCAGTACCCCATCCACCTGCCCCGCAAGCCCTGCGGTGGGCTGCACCTCGCCCCGGGCATCCGCAGCTATGGTCCACGCCACCGGCACCTGCACCGCTTTGAtgccttctgcttctcctctgcgCTCAAAG GAGAGGTTTTCTACCTGGACCACCCGGCCGGGATGACGCTGGAGGAGGCCAAGCAGAGCTGCCAGGACGCGGGGGCTGAGATCGCCCGGGTGGGGCAGCTCTACTCCGCCTGGAAGTTCCTGGGGCTGGACCGCTGTGATGCCGGCTGGCTGGCAGATGGCAGCGTCCGCTACCCCATTGCCAAGCCCCGGGCCAACTGCGGCCCTGCAGAGCCTGGTGTCCGCAGCTTTGGCTTCCCCAGCAAGGGCAGATTTGGGGTCTTCTGCTACAAGGAGAGATAA
- the HAPLN3 gene encoding hyaluronan and proteoglycan link protein 3 isoform X2 codes for MLLLPLLLEATLLRLASSSHHPFYNGFYYNHIMNDKEKGQEKVVYFNGAKLVVETSKDPIYSSNGANVTLPCHYYYEPDMEAKRKIRIKWSKLRDDYTKEQDVLVAIGKTYVAFGDFRGRAHLHQAGRREASLVVSDVRLKDDGKYRCEVIDGLEDESDVVDLRLQGIVFPYQPPHGQYRLNFHEAERVCQEQGAILATFNQLFQAWSEGLDWCNAGWLADGTVQYPIHLPRKPCGGLHLAPGIRSYGPRHRHLHRFDAFCFSSALKGEVFYLDHPAGMTLEEAKQSCQDAGAEIARVGQLYSAWKFLGLDRCDAGWLADGSVRYPIAKPRANCGPAEPGVRSFGFPSKGRFGVFCYKER; via the exons ATGCTGCTGCTCCCGCTGCTCCTGGAGGCCACCCTGCTGCgcctggccagcagctcccaccACCCTTTCTACAACGGCTTCTACTACAACCACATCATGAACGACAAAGAAAAGGGGCAGGAGAAAG tggtTTACTTTAATGGGGCCAAGCTGGTGGTGGAGACCTCCAAAGACCCCATCTACAGCTCCAATGGTGCCAATGTCACCCTGCCCTGCCACTACTACTATGAGCCCGACATGGAAGCCAAGCGCAAGATCCGCATCAAGTGGTCCAAGCTGCGGGATGACTACACCAAGGAGCAGGATGTGCTGGTAGCCATCGGCAAGACCTATGTGGCCTTTGGGGACTTCCGGGGCCGCGCTCACCTCCACCAGGCTGGCCGTCGCGAGGCCTCACTGGTCGTCAGTGATGTGCGCTTGAAGGATGATGGCAAATACCGCTGCGAGGTCATCGATGGGCTGGAGGACGAGAGCGACGTGGTGGACCTCCGGCTGCAAG GCATCGTGTTCCCCTACCAGCCTCCTCATGGGCAGTACAGGCTCAACTTCCACGAAGCCGAGCGAGTGTGCCAGGAGCAGGGTGCCATCCTCGCCACCTTCAACCAGCTCTTCCAGGCCTGGAGTGAGGGGCTGGACTGGTGCAATGCGGGCTGGCTGGCCGACGGCACCGTGCAGTACCCCATCCACCTGCCCCGCAAGCCCTGCGGTGGGCTGCACCTCGCCCCGGGCATCCGCAGCTATGGTCCACGCCACCGGCACCTGCACCGCTTTGAtgccttctgcttctcctctgcgCTCAAAG GAGAGGTTTTCTACCTGGACCACCCGGCCGGGATGACGCTGGAGGAGGCCAAGCAGAGCTGCCAGGACGCGGGGGCTGAGATCGCCCGGGTGGGGCAGCTCTACTCCGCCTGGAAGTTCCTGGGGCTGGACCGCTGTGATGCCGGCTGGCTGGCAGATGGCAGCGTCCGCTACCCCATTGCCAAGCCCCGGGCCAACTGCGGCCCTGCAGAGCCTGGTGTCCGCAGCTTTGGCTTCCCCAGCAAGGGCAGATTTGGGGTCTTCTGCTACAAGGAGAGATAA